One window of the Amycolatopsis mediterranei genome contains the following:
- a CDS encoding NAD(P)/FAD-dependent oxidoreductase has protein sequence MTTVLVVGAGQSGFQAVASLRDRGFAGRVVLVGDEPGVPYQRPPLSKAYLAGTAGLEQLHLRGEDFFAEKDIELVAGRVAGIDRAARKAELEDGRELDYDFLILATGARNRTLPVPGADLPGVLTLRTRDDADRLRESLSRAENVVVAGGGFIGLEFASHAGRPVTIVEAQDRLLNRVATPEISAYFAGLHRNAGHTVVLGQGVTAMHGDSRVREVELSDGTRLPADLVVVAVGVVPETTLAEAAGLPVRNGVVVDAHLRTADETIFAIGDCANFPCVQAGAETRLESVQNAVDQARCVAAAITGTAEPYASLPWFWTDQAGAKLQIAGILAGADRTVVAGDPAEGKFSVLSFRDDVLIAVESVNRPADHIAARRLFTAEPKPAYADLEASAFDLKAHLKSRAA, from the coding sequence TCCAGGCCGTGGCTTCGCTGCGGGACCGGGGCTTCGCCGGCCGGGTCGTGCTGGTCGGGGACGAGCCGGGCGTGCCGTACCAGCGGCCGCCGCTGTCGAAGGCCTACCTCGCCGGGACAGCCGGGCTCGAACAGCTGCACCTGCGCGGTGAAGACTTCTTCGCCGAGAAGGACATCGAGCTGGTCGCCGGCCGGGTGGCGGGAATCGACCGTGCGGCGCGGAAAGCCGAGCTCGAAGACGGCCGCGAGCTGGACTACGACTTCCTGATCCTGGCCACCGGCGCCCGCAACCGGACGCTGCCCGTGCCCGGCGCGGACCTCCCGGGCGTGCTGACCCTGCGCACCCGCGACGACGCCGACCGGCTCCGCGAGTCCCTCTCCCGAGCGGAGAACGTCGTCGTCGCCGGCGGCGGGTTCATCGGCCTGGAGTTCGCCTCGCACGCCGGCCGCCCGGTGACGATCGTCGAGGCGCAGGACCGCCTGCTCAACCGCGTCGCGACGCCGGAGATCTCCGCCTACTTCGCCGGCCTGCACCGCAACGCCGGGCACACGGTGGTGCTCGGCCAGGGCGTCACGGCCATGCACGGCGATTCGCGGGTGCGGGAAGTCGAGCTGTCCGACGGCACCCGGCTGCCTGCCGACCTGGTCGTCGTCGCGGTCGGGGTGGTGCCCGAGACGACGCTCGCCGAGGCCGCCGGGCTGCCGGTGCGCAACGGCGTCGTCGTCGACGCGCACCTGCGGACAGCGGACGAGACGATCTTCGCCATCGGCGACTGCGCCAACTTCCCGTGCGTGCAGGCCGGCGCCGAGACCCGGCTGGAGTCGGTGCAGAACGCCGTCGACCAAGCCCGCTGCGTGGCCGCGGCGATCACCGGCACGGCCGAGCCGTACGCCAGCCTGCCCTGGTTCTGGACCGACCAGGCGGGCGCGAAACTGCAGATCGCCGGCATCCTCGCGGGCGCCGACCGGACGGTGGTCGCGGGCGACCCGGCGGAAGGCAAGTTCTCCGTGCTGTCCTTCCGCGACGACGTCCTCATCGCCGTCGAGTCGGTGAACCGGCCCGCCGACCACATCGCCGCGCGCCGCCTGTTCACCGCCGAGCCGAAGCCCGCGTACGCCGACCTCGAAGCCAGCGCCTTCGACCTCAAGGCGCACCTGAAGTCGCGAGCGGCGTGA
- a CDS encoding Clp protease N-terminal domain-containing protein, producing MTLPTNVKLDDLINAIKSNNDKDALAQLTDAVYVGQHLGEVADHLIGHFVDQARRSGASWTEIGASMGVTKQAAQKRFVPKVDPGGDPSGAIERLYGRYTDRARHVVVEAQKAAVDHASPEIDTVHIVLGLLTEPAALAAGAILAQGVSLDAVREAAEARLPEPTDPVPNVVPFSGAAKKTLELTMREGLRLGHNYIGTEHLLLALLEQGEGSGFEVLDGLGVKKDKAEAKILEVLAELLAARGQ from the coding sequence ATGACCTTACCGACCAACGTCAAGCTCGACGACCTCATCAACGCCATCAAGAGCAACAACGACAAAGACGCCCTCGCCCAGCTCACCGACGCGGTGTACGTGGGTCAGCACCTCGGCGAAGTGGCGGACCACCTGATCGGCCACTTCGTCGACCAGGCCCGGCGGTCCGGGGCGTCCTGGACCGAGATCGGCGCCAGCATGGGCGTCACGAAACAGGCGGCCCAGAAGCGGTTCGTGCCGAAGGTCGATCCCGGCGGCGACCCGAGCGGCGCCATCGAACGCCTCTACGGCCGCTACACCGACCGGGCTCGCCACGTCGTCGTCGAGGCCCAGAAGGCGGCGGTGGACCACGCGAGCCCGGAGATCGACACCGTGCACATCGTGCTGGGCCTGCTGACCGAGCCCGCCGCGCTGGCGGCCGGGGCGATCCTGGCCCAGGGCGTCTCGCTGGACGCCGTCCGCGAAGCCGCCGAAGCGCGGCTGCCCGAGCCGACCGACCCAGTGCCGAACGTGGTCCCCTTCTCCGGGGCCGCCAAGAAGACCCTCGAGCTGACCATGCGCGAAGGCCTGCGGCTGGGGCACAACTACATCGGCACCGAGCACCTGCTGCTGGCGCTGCTGGAACAGGGCGAAGGCAGCGGCTTCGAGGTGCTCGACGGGTTGGGCGTCAAGAAGGACAAGGCCGAGGCGAAGATCCTGGAGGTGCTGGCGGAGCTCCTCGCCGCCAGGGGGCAGTGA